GGCAGAGCTGCTCGACCCCGAGCACGGGCTCGCCGGCTGGCTGGGCGAGACCCAGGGGCCGCAGAAGAGCGACGACGGCAAGGTCGTCACCGGCACGATCCCCGGGCAGGTCGTGGCCGGCGCCGTCCCGTCCGCCGCGGCGGGCGGCACCTTCCAGGCCGAGTGGCACCTCGACGGCGACGGCCTGCTCGAGGACGCGACGATCACCGGCCCGTTCTACGGCAAGGCCAAGGACGTCACCTACGCCCTCGACCTGGGCGAGTACGACCTCTCCCCCGACATCACGGACCCCACCCAGAAGTGACCGAGCCCCAGCCGCGCTGCAGCACCGCCTCCGTCGCCGTCGGCGAGCCCACCGAGGGCACCGCACCGCACGCCGTCGGGTGGCTGGTCCTCGAGCAGCCCGGCCCCTGGGGCGCCAAGGCCTTCACCGCCAGCCGCCTCGACCCGGCCCTCGGCGCCCGCATCGAGGCGGCGTGCGCGACGACCACCCGGCCGGTCCGCCCTGTCCTGGTCCGCCGGCCCGACGGCACCTCCGGGGACTCGCGGACGCTCCTGCTCGCGCACACCACGCCCGGGACCGGCTGGCTGCTCGGGGCGCAGGTCGACGCCGCCGCGCTGGGCGACCTGCCGTGGGAGGCGCTGGCCGTCGCGGTCGCCACCGGCGACGCCGACCTCGTGCGCCGGGAGGTCCCCGGCTGCGTGCCGGTCCCGCCGCTGCTCCTCGTGTGCACCAACGGCAAGCGCGATCGCTGCTGCGCGATCGAGGGCCGCCCGGTCGCCCTCCACGTCGCCGCGGCCCACCCCGGCCGGGTCTGGGAGACCACGCACCTCGGGGGGCACCGGTTCGCCCCGACCGCGGCCGTGCTCCCCTCCGGGTCGGTCCACGGCCGGTTGTCCACGGCCACCGCCGCCGCCCTGCTCCATGCCGCAGACCACGGGAAGGTCCTCCTCGACGGGACCCG
This genomic window from Nocardioides marmoribigeumensis contains:
- a CDS encoding sucrase ferredoxin, which codes for MTEPQPRCSTASVAVGEPTEGTAPHAVGWLVLEQPGPWGAKAFTASRLDPALGARIEAACATTTRPVRPVLVRRPDGTSGDSRTLLLAHTTPGTGWLLGAQVDAAALGDLPWEALAVAVATGDADLVRREVPGCVPVPPLLLVCTNGKRDRCCAIEGRPVALHVAAAHPGRVWETTHLGGHRFAPTAAVLPSGSVHGRLSTATAAALLHAADHGKVLLDGTRGRSTWAPPAQAAEAAVRREVGEHDADALHVEGEREVVMVRHRDGRAWTVEVTREERADERPESCGKAALPVAAWVAGVPQPAR